The genomic DNA GTTATTATTGTTGGTAGTGGTATTGCGGCTTTATCATTCATACGCGCTTTGAAATCAGACATTGAAGTGGTTTGTGTGACTAAAGATCACCTGAGTCAGAATAATAGTTACTTTGCACAAGGAGGCATTTGTTTTTCAAAATATGAAGAAGATCAAGGTGAACAGCATGCGCGTGATACGTTCGAAGCGGGTGCACAAATGGGAGATCTTCACATGCTTAAAACGGTGATCCAACAAAGTTATCCGCTCATCGAACAGTTGATAGATGAGGGTTTACCGTTTGATAGAGATGAAATGCAACACTTGCTTTATGGTATGGAAGGTGCACACCAGCTGCCTAGAATTTTACATGCAGGTGGTGATCAGACGGGTTATTTCATCGCACAACATATGGTTCATCATTTGAGTCATCCACGTCTCACAATTTACGAAGCGATGGAAGTCATCGACCTTGTCAAAAATAGTCATAATGAAGTGTGTGGTGTTTTAGCTATCGATGAAAATCAAATTCAGCGCATGATTGAAGCTGATGCTGTGGTATTTGCATCTGGAGGTGTGAGTAATGTTTTTACGACGCATTCGAATGTGTCTGAGAGTGTGGCGACCGGTGCTGTGATTGCTTTACGTCATCAATTGACACTAGAAAGTATGGAGATGATACAATTTCACCCAACCTTGTTGGGGACGCCTGATCAAGCTTATGGTCTCGTCTCGGAAGCTGTACGTGGCGCGGGAGGCGTGTTAATCAATGATGAGAATGTTGCATTCATGGATGATATTCATCCTATGAAAAGTTTGGCACCTCGAGATGTGACGAGTCGTGCTATCTTTCAACAACAACAGCAAGGTCACCAATGTTACATCGACATCAGTGAAGTGGCACATTTTGAACAACGCTTTCCTACCATTTTTAAAGCAATCCAACGGGACATGCCTCAAACATTAGCAGAAAAAAGAATCCCTATTACGCCCGGTGCGCATTATACGGTAGGAGGGATTCAAGCAAATATTCATGGTCAAACGCAAATCGAGAATGTATTTGCGATTGGGGAAGCCGCGTGTACTAATTTCCATGGTGCGAATCGTTTAGCGAGTAATTCATTGTTAGAAGGCTTAGTCATGGGAGCGAACTGCGCGGAAGTGATTAATCAACAGTTGGTATCTGTAGATTGGGAACCACAAGAACAAGTGTGTCATATTCCAATCATTGAGCGACAGCATGTGCAAAAAGTACAACAATATAGCTTTGAAGTTTTAGGTGTCGAGCGTGAACAAAAAGCGATGGCACACTATTTGCAAATGATTGAAACGTTATTAAATGATGCACCCCAAACAAGCACAGTAACGCATGAAATATGGCAAAATTACAGTATTCTCAAGTTGTTACAGACGATATGTCATTCCGCATTAAGGCGAGAAGAGTCAAGAGGTGTACATTATCGAAAAGATTATCCAACACGTGAAACAGCATGGCAAGACAAAGTGATAGAAATGAATAGGGGAGGTCAAGAACATGTTGAATCGGTTGTCCGTCAGAGAAAAAATCAATCAATATTACATTGAAGATAACCAACAGGGAGATTTAGCGACGCGCATTTTTGATCGTTATTCAGAAGGCACACTCATGATTAAAGCGAAAGAAGCGGGCATATTTTGTGGGGAAGTCATCATTGCAGAAGCTTTTGCATTACTCGATCCAACGACTGAAGTGGATCAAAAGATTAAAGATGGTGCATCAGTGCAGGCTGGAGATGTTATCGCAGAAATTACAGGCACGATCCCGACACTTTTAACGATGGAACGTATCGTATTAAATTTAATACAGCGCATGTCTGGGATTGCGACGATGACACAACGCATCTCACAACAAATTGCCCATACCGATGCACGCATTGTCGATACACGTAAAACAACGCCTGGACTAGCAATCTTTGAAAAGTATGCGGTAACCGTTGGAGGCGGATTGAATCATCGACGTTCGTTGAATGATGGTTTGATGTTAAAAGATAATCATATTGATTTTAGTGGCTCCATGAAAGAAGCGATTGAAAAAGCTAAAGGCTTTTTAGGACCAATGGATAAGCTAGAAGTTGAAATCGAAAATGAAACGATGTTGAAAACAGCGATAGCAGCAGGTGTAGATGTCATTATGTTTGATAATCAACAACCCGAATGGATACAGCAACATATTCATCTCGTTCCAGACTTTATTCAAACAGAGGCTTCGGGCAATATCAACGAAGAGAATGTTGTCGCGTATGCCAAAGCGGGTGTTGATTTTATTTCTATGGGTGCTTTATTTTATGCTTCAAAAGCGCTTGATATTTCTGCAAAGGTTGTGATGTAAATGTTTAATCCGATGTTAACAGCGACAAAATCTATTCCTGAACACTATTTGCAAATGACGCAGGAAGAGTTGAAAAATCATATTCAATCGATTAAAGACACGTTGGGAGACCGTTTGTTTATGCCGACACATCATTATCAAAAAGATGAAGTGGTTCAATTTGCTGATATTACGGGTGATTCATTAGAGTTAGCACGTATTTGTAAAGCAAACACGCAAGCGGAATATTTTGTATTTAACGGTGTGCATTTTATGGCAGAAACGGCAGACATACTCACAGACGACCATCAAGATATTTATTTGCCCGATTTATCTGCAGGGTGTTCCATGGCGGATATGGCGAATATTCAACAAGCGCTTCATAGCTATGATGTCCTCACACAACACTATCATCTAGATATTTTGCCACTCACTTATGTTAATTCGACAGCAGCCATTAAGAAATTTGTTGGTGAACATGGAGGCTCTTGCGTCACAAGTGGCAATGCAAAATCAGTTGTCAAATGGGCGTTGCAACAAGGTAAAACGATTTTGTTTTTGCCTGATCAACATTTAGGTCGCAATACGGCCTATGATTTAGGTGTACCTTTAGAACACATGGCAGTCTGGGATCCAATAAAAAAACAATTAGATTATGATGGACGTCATGATCAATTGCGTATTGTATTGTGGAAAGGACATTGTTCTGTTCATGAGAAATTTCATAAAGCGCATATTGAAATAGGGCGTGAAAAAAATCCAGAAGTGAACGTGCTCGTGCATCCAGAATGTCCGTTTGATGTGGTTCAAGCAGCTGATTATGCAGGTTCGACACGTTATATTATCGATAAGATTAAAAATGCACCAAAGGGGTCGCATTGGCTTATTGGAACAGAGATGAATCTTGTAGAGCGATTGAAAAAGACGTATACCGATCTGCATATTGAATCGTTAAACCCACTGATGTGTGCGTGTCTGACAATGAATCGCATTGATTTACCTCATCTTGCGTGGTGTTTAGATAAGATTATGGATGGAGACCGAGATCAAATTATTAAGGTAGACCAAGAAACTGCAAAGTATGCGAAACAAAGTTTAGATCGTATGCTCAGTATCACATAAAATAAGAGATAAAATATAAGCGTCTGAATCATTGGCATATCACTTGAAAAGTGCAGTTACAATCCGGATTCAGACGCTTAGCACGTTTTAGTCATAAAATGCCCGTTTCAACGCATTGACACGATCATGATAGATTTGGCGTGCCACACGTGCTTCAGGAATGAGTTCGCCAAGATGAAATAAGCCAGGATATACATGCAGTTCAGTCGATACACCTGCTTGTATTAAACGCTGTGCATACTGAATTGCTTCATCGACAAATAAATCTAAGCTGCCTACCGTAATCAGTGTCGCAGGTAATTGTGACACATCTTGTCTTTGCGCAGGGACTGCATAAGGTGGAAGCGTTGTTTTTTCGAATGCTTCGCCGAGATACTGTTGCCAAGCAAATGCATTCATTTCATATGTCCAACCGTAATGACCTACATAAGGGTTAGCGGGACGTTGATAGGTTGTCGCAATGTCCAGCATTGGAATATGCAAATTTTGGAATACGATATGGATTTCATGACGGTCTTGTGCGAGTTGTGCCAAGCTAGCAGAGAGTAATCCGCCTGCGCTACTACCGCCAATGGCAATGCGTGACACATCGATATATAGCGCATCCGCATGTTGAACGAGCCACTTTAACACACCATAACATTCATTTAATTGCCCGGGAAATACGGTTTCAGGGGCAAGGTGATAGTCAATAGACACAACGAGACAACCAAGGTCGTGTGCAAGACGTGCATTGTCTTGATTATCCAAATGGGCACCACCAGAAATTGTGCCACCGCCATGCATATAGAGATAAACAGGCCGTCGTTGTTGACTTTGATGGGGGTTGAATAGCAACACATCTACCTCTCCTGCTTCAGTCGATAAAGTTTGCTTATCAATCGTTACATCCAAGTTGGCGTCAACTGAGGTCTTGGCATGGCGAAGTACTTGATCACGATAAGCTTGCAAAGTTTCGTCTGAAAGTGTGGCGCCATACATTGTTGAGGCCAAGTCACGTAAGTCACGATCCAATTTATCTATATAAGGCAATTCCATGTTTAAGGCTTCCTTTCTCTCTATTCTGTTTCCTCAGGTTCAAAAAATAAAATCGGTGTATGCGTAATGTTAAAATAATCAGCTAAAAATTGACGATAGTTTTCTCGAGTCACGGGATGTTTTTCTTTTTTACCTTGGTCAGTCACTGTTAAATTTCTTCCTGTCATCGTTACATGACCTGTTTCCCAATTTTTAACAAGTAAAGGGTCCGTTACAAAATGTGAATCTAAACTTGTTTGGTTATAAACCATGGCATTTTCAAAGTCTCTAAATTTTAAATAATGATCAACCGCACGATATTGAATGACCCATTGATCTTTCACTTTTTTAAGTAAATCAAATGTTGTATCATCGATATATTTGATTTTATAAACCTGTCGTTTTGCTGTATCTTCTACAATATCGCCATTAAGTGGAACCGCCATTAAAGGGGATTCGCCAAAGCCGGTTTCAACTAAATAACGTGATCCATTGAGTGTTGCAATGGTTGTCATATGAACATTTTCAGCAGCCCATCCTTTTTCTTCACCTTGATTAACAGTAGCCGCAATGAAATGCATATCATAGCCGTGCTGACTCAAATATTCATATGTGAGTCGATTGTTTTCATAACAGATTCCCCCTTGATGACGTTCTGTTATTTTTTGAATCATGGATGCATTATTCACAGCAAGAGGTAAACGATTTTGAACATTGATATTTTCAAACGGCACATGTAACACATATTGACGAATATAATGGTTCAAATTCTCTAACGTCGGTTCGAAATGAGCGGGCTTATTCAAACCGATAAATGTTTCTAACTTCGTAAAATCATACATCTTCATTAACTCCCTTCAAAATGACGCGCCCATATTTAACAGATGACGCTAAAAAACGTCAATGTCATATGGATTATCTAAATACCCAACAAAGTAGATTAGAAAACGGAACTAATTCCGTTTGGTAAGTACAATAATACATTGTATATAAAAATGAAAATGTATTGCTCAAAGCGATGTTTTCGAGATTAATGATAATGACAACTTTATGATTAGATATAAAAAAGAATGCATTTTATGCACATGGATTACGTAAGCACAACGATAAATAGGCGACATAATCGCACTAAAAACCCCTCACTTTGCCAGTAGTGAGGGGTTTGATGCATCAAATGCAGATATCTTTGTTAACTGTACTATAACAATACTTAGTAGAGAGGTGCAAAGCATGTATTCAGACTAATGAGGCTAAATTGAATTTCTAATGGAGCTGGGACAAACCTAACTTGAGATAGCACTTTTGGCAATAAATATTAAAAAACTAAACAGGTAAGTGCAATTTTTGAAAGGAACTGGAGGCCCTCAGCCCATGTCTAAAAATGTTTAAGAATGCTGTTTTTGCTTTTTACGACGTGTATGGTGAAGTCCTAATACAGTAGTGAAAAAGCCAATCATTACCATGAGTAATGGTGGTGTTGATGTTTTAGATGATGCACCTGTATCTGGAAGTTGTGCGTTAAGTTGTTCAACACGCATTTGGTCAGCTGATGCTTTAATGATTGTATTTGTACCTTGCGTTGTATGTTTTACAACTTGCCCATGATTTTCAAATGAGATGGTTGTTGATGTACGGACATAAGACGGATCCGTTGAAATTGTTGCGACACCGTTTTGTTTCTGTTGTGCTGATGAAATTTCAGTGTCTGTTGAAGCTGATGATTGTGCGTTGTCTGTTGTCGATTCATGTTGATCCGTTGTTACCTTGTGGGATGGTGAGATTGATTGAGCTGTTTCTCCAATAGGTTCCTGTTTTATTTGCTGACCAGTTGGTTTATTAGGGAGCCTTGTGTTGTCAGTAGAACCATCGCCACTCGGATGTGAAGGGTTGTCTGTTGAAGGATTGTTATCGATAACTTCATCGATTGGTCGGATAATCAAATTATCGAGAATAAAATCCTTTGTTCCTTCAAAATTGACTTGCCCATTATCTTTGACACCTCTTGTATCAGGTTGAACGTCTGTCGAATATATGCCAATCCATGTTTGTCCATTTTCGTTTCCAGTCACTTGGAATGTCACACGTTGTGCATGGGGATGATCGATTGTATTTTTTAATGGTGTAACTTTGAAATTTCGATTCTTTGAAATATCATCGTGACCTACTGCAAAAGCGTAACTATTATCAGAACCAGATTCGTAATCAAATGAGACTTCATATGTTTTACCGGGTTCGAAATAGAAATTTTGAGGAATTGTCTGAATGACCATTTTATTTTTGCCTGCTTGCCCATTCACTTTAAGTGACCAATGTCCTTGAATGACATCGTCAACGCGTTTATGGTTCCATCCTCGTTGTGTATAAGGTGCATTTTTTTCGGATAAGTGTGTGCGGTTATCTTCTACCCCTTCAACTTCAGAAACAACAAATGGGAATAACCCTTGAGGGACAGTTTCGAAATCTTGTTGAAAAACGCCGTCACGCATAAGTATTGAAGGATTTTCAACGATACGAATATCATCCAGATAAGTAGCCCCTTTACCTGCTTCTCGACTGATAATGAAATCAACTTGTCCATCTTGAGGTGCGACAAAAAACAAATACATATTTTGGAAGTAGCTACCGCCGTCTTTATAAGTTTCTGACGCTTTACTTGTATTATGTGCATCCGCTTTGACGTAGTTTTGCGCAATCGATTGTTGCGTTTGGTTTGTCGCTAAAACTTGGCCTTGGTGTGAAACTGCAATTTGTGTTTGAGATTTACTACGGTTGTCGACTCCGATGTAAAGTGCATAACGTTGGCCTGGTTTTAAATCTGTAAGTTGCTGTGTTAACTGAGTCTTTTGTTTCGGGCTGTCAATCTTAAGTAGATGATTGTGCGCTACAGATTGATTGATACCCACTTGTTCGACATCACCACTGATATGCCATGCATCAAGTTTTTGTGAATTGAACCCAGCATCTTTAATATGCATGCCTTCACTCCAATTGACTTCTTGTTGTTTCGGCTGTGGAACTTGATAAATCACATAAGGCGTTTCTGCTTTGATATGATCCAGTTTAATATGATTATTTGTGACAGGGATGATTTTCATGTTTGTTCGTCCTGTTTCAGTCAATTCATATAAAATGACTTGATTCGTGTGCCACGAATCAGGAAGTTCCCAACTTGATGAACCACCTTTTTTATTCCAATGATAGAGCTTTTGTTCACTTCCTGTGAGTGGTTGTCCATTCGCATCCCAATTCCAAGGAATGAGATAGTTGTCGCCATCTAATACAGTGTGACCATTGAGTAAAATGGTGCGTGAACGATAGTTGTTAATATCATT from Staphylococcus schleiferi includes the following:
- a CDS encoding L-aspartate oxidase; this translates as MRVIIVGSGIAALSFIRALKSDIEVVCVTKDHLSQNNSYFAQGGICFSKYEEDQGEQHARDTFEAGAQMGDLHMLKTVIQQSYPLIEQLIDEGLPFDRDEMQHLLYGMEGAHQLPRILHAGGDQTGYFIAQHMVHHLSHPRLTIYEAMEVIDLVKNSHNEVCGVLAIDENQIQRMIEADAVVFASGGVSNVFTTHSNVSESVATGAVIALRHQLTLESMEMIQFHPTLLGTPDQAYGLVSEAVRGAGGVLINDENVAFMDDIHPMKSLAPRDVTSRAIFQQQQQGHQCYIDISEVAHFEQRFPTIFKAIQRDMPQTLAEKRIPITPGAHYTVGGIQANIHGQTQIENVFAIGEAACTNFHGANRLASNSLLEGLVMGANCAEVINQQLVSVDWEPQEQVCHIPIIERQHVQKVQQYSFEVLGVEREQKAMAHYLQMIETLLNDAPQTSTVTHEIWQNYSILKLLQTICHSALRREESRGVHYRKDYPTRETAWQDKVIEMNRGGQEHVESVVRQRKNQSILH
- the nadC gene encoding carboxylating nicotinate-nucleotide diphosphorylase, with the protein product MLNRLSVREKINQYYIEDNQQGDLATRIFDRYSEGTLMIKAKEAGIFCGEVIIAEAFALLDPTTEVDQKIKDGASVQAGDVIAEITGTIPTLLTMERIVLNLIQRMSGIATMTQRISQQIAHTDARIVDTRKTTPGLAIFEKYAVTVGGGLNHRRSLNDGLMLKDNHIDFSGSMKEAIEKAKGFLGPMDKLEVEIENETMLKTAIAAGVDVIMFDNQQPEWIQQHIHLVPDFIQTEASGNINEENVVAYAKAGVDFISMGALFYASKALDISAKVVM
- the nadA gene encoding quinolinate synthase NadA; amino-acid sequence: MFNPMLTATKSIPEHYLQMTQEELKNHIQSIKDTLGDRLFMPTHHYQKDEVVQFADITGDSLELARICKANTQAEYFVFNGVHFMAETADILTDDHQDIYLPDLSAGCSMADMANIQQALHSYDVLTQHYHLDILPLTYVNSTAAIKKFVGEHGGSCVTSGNAKSVVKWALQQGKTILFLPDQHLGRNTAYDLGVPLEHMAVWDPIKKQLDYDGRHDQLRIVLWKGHCSVHEKFHKAHIEIGREKNPEVNVLVHPECPFDVVQAADYAGSTRYIIDKIKNAPKGSHWLIGTEMNLVERLKKTYTDLHIESLNPLMCACLTMNRIDLPHLAWCLDKIMDGDRDQIIKVDQETAKYAKQSLDRMLSIT
- a CDS encoding alpha/beta hydrolase, producing MELPYIDKLDRDLRDLASTMYGATLSDETLQAYRDQVLRHAKTSVDANLDVTIDKQTLSTEAGEVDVLLFNPHQSQQRRPVYLYMHGGGTISGGAHLDNQDNARLAHDLGCLVVSIDYHLAPETVFPGQLNECYGVLKWLVQHADALYIDVSRIAIGGSSAGGLLSASLAQLAQDRHEIHIVFQNLHIPMLDIATTYQRPANPYVGHYGWTYEMNAFAWQQYLGEAFEKTTLPPYAVPAQRQDVSQLPATLITVGSLDLFVDEAIQYAQRLIQAGVSTELHVYPGLFHLGELIPEARVARQIYHDRVNALKRAFYD
- a CDS encoding arylamine N-acetyltransferase family protein — its product is MYDFTKLETFIGLNKPAHFEPTLENLNHYIRQYVLHVPFENINVQNRLPLAVNNASMIQKITERHQGGICYENNRLTYEYLSQHGYDMHFIAATVNQGEEKGWAAENVHMTTIATLNGSRYLVETGFGESPLMAVPLNGDIVEDTAKRQVYKIKYIDDTTFDLLKKVKDQWVIQYRAVDHYLKFRDFENAMVYNQTSLDSHFVTDPLLVKNWETGHVTMTGRNLTVTDQGKKEKHPVTRENYRQFLADYFNITHTPILFFEPEETE